The [Bacillus] selenitireducens MLS10 genome includes a region encoding these proteins:
- a CDS encoding MMPL family transporter, translating to MKKWIESTSLKEWLIYLLPVIWLVLLAVSFVTAPDIDQFVREEGQAEAPEGFPSQIAEELIEEDDGFGGEEILLVYEQEDGFSSEQKEEIKEVLAGLSEEDHNLPIHAVTGPFDGDMEEERLISEDGDVLIALVEMDIEAHEYADIRNELQEASQAEGVDHDQTGEAVINEDVVVSTEEGLVTSTYITVSLVFLVLALVFKSLVSPLVPLLLLGTVYLFSISIVSRLIDWVGFPVSNFTQMFVLAVVFGVGTDYCILIMKRFQEEVLKDQTAFQAMLTTMRASKSTVLYSALTGFIGFATIYLADFDLYQSAVGVAVAVLVMMAGIWMVMPAVLALGGVRLFWPGKPGSSNPSNPLWGFIGGLTLRSPKLALVAVALLVIPFYLFYDDLRSFDNVQEIRGDYDSVKAYELTEEAFGQGDLFFSTLYLKTDEASWDDHGKIAHLEQLAMNIEKVEGIRGVRGLNRPDEDVPDEFRIPEQAGILSEGMVEALDGLDELSDGIHEMKDGLDDSEELLDEAEAGIGELIAGTEEIMAAVEEAEDQLDEAEAGIRNLMEGTEELGSGAKEIGEGIGEIRQGLEDAGRDVSSSREDLGLWQTRAEAVVSEIEAFERRGSELENEVQERAETVNNRYQAARREAEEALANAAEEKEQLRSELQEALNDLEAEAEGDLPSEELGRIRSLLDGHSVVPEDVTLPDLDLTALVPDLPIPPFSSYADEIRSALEDGDGQLQELEEGLTEAAEGLEEAEEGAGDLQVGLDDVQDGHQELLDGMAEARQGASDLSGGLDELQSGHYALLDGVGEGRNGLENFRKGLRDMLEGTEELNEGIGEAEDALRQVSKQEENPLEGLFIPNEAFEEEAFEEAFDQYVTPGGQVAGMELLFEEDPYSQEAMMILDEVEEVAAFTLRDTPFEDKEMAFSGITSSNRDLRDVSDQDFFVTAAVMLAGIFIALTFLFKSLIMPLYVLVSLVLTYIGSMAVAELIFVTILGYDGIMWAVPFFSFVLLMALGVDYSIFLMGRFREILEEGEEITIHDAIHIAMKRIGGTVISAALILGGTFAAMMASGVLTLMQVSTVIMTGLLLYTLVMLPVFVPACMLLLGSWNWWPLGRPKSERDS from the coding sequence ATGAAAAAATGGATTGAAAGTACGTCTTTAAAAGAATGGCTGATTTACCTGTTGCCGGTTATTTGGCTTGTGCTGCTTGCGGTTTCTTTTGTGACGGCCCCTGACATCGATCAGTTTGTCCGGGAAGAGGGGCAGGCGGAAGCGCCGGAGGGCTTTCCTTCTCAAATCGCAGAAGAGCTGATTGAAGAGGATGATGGTTTTGGTGGAGAAGAGATCCTGCTCGTATACGAGCAGGAGGATGGTTTCTCATCTGAACAGAAAGAAGAGATTAAGGAAGTCCTTGCCGGGCTGTCTGAAGAGGATCATAATTTGCCTATCCATGCAGTGACGGGCCCATTTGACGGGGATATGGAAGAGGAACGGCTCATCAGTGAAGACGGGGACGTGCTTATTGCGCTTGTGGAGATGGATATTGAAGCACATGAGTATGCCGATATACGTAACGAACTGCAGGAAGCGTCTCAGGCAGAAGGGGTTGATCATGACCAGACCGGAGAGGCGGTCATCAATGAAGATGTCGTAGTCAGTACGGAAGAAGGTCTCGTCACGTCCACGTACATTACGGTTTCCCTCGTTTTTCTCGTGCTGGCTCTTGTCTTCAAGTCTCTCGTTTCCCCACTCGTGCCTCTTCTTCTTCTCGGGACCGTGTATCTTTTCTCCATCAGTATCGTATCGAGGCTGATCGACTGGGTTGGATTTCCGGTATCCAATTTTACGCAGATGTTCGTCCTGGCCGTTGTATTTGGGGTGGGGACGGATTACTGCATTTTGATCATGAAACGGTTTCAGGAAGAAGTGCTGAAAGATCAGACAGCGTTTCAGGCGATGTTGACGACGATGAGGGCTTCTAAATCGACGGTTCTGTATTCGGCGCTGACGGGATTTATCGGGTTTGCGACCATCTATCTGGCGGATTTTGACTTGTATCAGTCGGCAGTGGGCGTTGCTGTGGCGGTCCTGGTTATGATGGCCGGGATCTGGATGGTGATGCCGGCGGTTCTCGCCCTTGGTGGAGTCAGGCTTTTCTGGCCGGGGAAGCCGGGATCATCAAACCCATCAAACCCGCTTTGGGGATTTATCGGCGGACTGACACTGCGTTCACCAAAGCTGGCCCTAGTCGCAGTTGCCCTTCTGGTGATTCCGTTCTATCTTTTCTATGACGATCTTCGTTCTTTTGATAACGTCCAGGAAATTCGGGGGGATTATGATTCCGTGAAAGCGTACGAGCTGACGGAGGAGGCCTTCGGGCAAGGAGATCTCTTCTTCAGCACGCTCTATCTGAAGACGGATGAAGCGTCGTGGGACGATCACGGGAAGATTGCTCACCTTGAACAGCTGGCCATGAACATAGAGAAAGTCGAGGGTATCCGTGGTGTTCGGGGTCTGAACCGTCCGGATGAGGACGTGCCGGATGAATTCCGGATTCCTGAACAGGCAGGTATACTTTCTGAGGGGATGGTGGAGGCCCTTGACGGACTTGATGAGCTTTCGGATGGCATTCATGAGATGAAGGACGGTCTCGATGACAGTGAGGAGCTCCTTGATGAAGCGGAAGCAGGCATCGGTGAACTGATTGCAGGGACAGAAGAAATCATGGCGGCGGTGGAAGAAGCCGAAGATCAGCTTGACGAGGCTGAAGCCGGAATCCGCAACCTGATGGAGGGTACCGAAGAACTCGGCAGCGGTGCAAAAGAGATCGGTGAAGGGATTGGTGAGATTCGACAGGGACTTGAAGATGCGGGCAGGGACGTATCTTCGAGCCGGGAAGACTTGGGATTGTGGCAAACGCGTGCTGAGGCCGTTGTTTCGGAGATTGAGGCCTTTGAACGGCGAGGCAGTGAATTAGAAAACGAGGTGCAGGAGCGGGCAGAAACGGTGAATAATCGCTACCAGGCCGCCAGAAGGGAAGCAGAAGAGGCATTGGCGAATGCGGCAGAAGAGAAAGAGCAGCTGCGCAGCGAGCTTCAGGAAGCCCTCAACGATCTCGAAGCAGAAGCGGAAGGAGATCTCCCGTCCGAGGAACTTGGCAGAATCCGGTCGCTCCTTGACGGGCATTCGGTGGTACCGGAAGATGTAACCCTTCCGGATCTGGATCTGACGGCACTCGTTCCTGATCTGCCGATTCCGCCGTTCTCATCCTATGCAGACGAGATTCGTTCTGCCTTGGAAGACGGCGACGGTCAGCTTCAAGAGCTTGAAGAAGGATTGACAGAAGCGGCAGAGGGTCTTGAAGAAGCCGAGGAAGGAGCCGGTGACCTTCAGGTTGGACTGGATGATGTGCAGGACGGTCATCAGGAGCTTCTGGACGGGATGGCTGAGGCCAGGCAGGGTGCATCGGATCTTTCTGGCGGACTTGATGAGCTTCAGAGCGGCCACTATGCTCTCCTTGATGGGGTCGGCGAAGGCCGGAACGGTCTGGAGAACTTTCGCAAGGGCCTCCGTGACATGCTTGAAGGGACTGAAGAGCTGAATGAAGGAATTGGCGAAGCGGAAGACGCGCTCCGGCAGGTGTCGAAGCAGGAAGAAAACCCTCTTGAAGGGCTTTTTATCCCGAATGAGGCATTTGAGGAAGAAGCATTTGAGGAAGCCTTCGATCAATACGTGACACCTGGCGGACAGGTAGCCGGCATGGAGTTGTTGTTCGAAGAAGATCCCTACAGTCAGGAGGCAATGATGATCCTTGATGAGGTCGAGGAGGTGGCGGCATTTACGCTCAGGGACACGCCGTTTGAAGACAAAGAGATGGCGTTCAGCGGCATCACAAGCAGCAACCGTGACCTGAGGGATGTGTCCGATCAGGATTTCTTCGTCACGGCTGCGGTTATGCTTGCTGGAATCTTCATCGCTTTGACGTTCCTGTTCAAGTCGCTCATCATGCCGCTCTATGTGCTTGTATCCCTTGTTCTGACGTATATCGGCTCGATGGCCGTGGCCGAGCTGATCTTTGTAACGATCCTCGGCTACGACGGGATTATGTGGGCGGTACCGTTCTTCTCCTTTGTTCTCTTGATGGCTCTCGGTGTGGATTATTCTATCTTCCTCATGGGACGATTCAGGGAGATCCTCGAAGAAGGCGAGGAGATCACGATACATGACGCGATTCACATCGCCATGAAGCGGATTGGAGGCACCGTCATTTCGGCGGCGCTGATCCTCGGCGGTACCTTTGCCGCGATGATGGCATCAGGAGTATTGACGCTAATGCAGGTCAGTACGGTGATCATGACAGGGCTTCTGCTTTATACGCTTGTGATGCTTCCGGTGTTTGTGCCGGCCTGCATGCTTCTCCTGGGTTCATGGAACTGGTGGCCATTAGGAAGACCCAAAAGTGAACGCGATTCATAA
- a CDS encoding TIGR04104 family putative zinc finger protein — protein MTPTLPTCASCASALTWKEALFMQRFLQNHNRCPRCGAVQYIKTRKPALFVTVIMAVSPLTVNLFTEVTIPLAIVLYTILIPLLVTVSPFTYELSDDDPLMKS, from the coding sequence ACACCGACCTTACCGACTTGCGCATCCTGCGCATCGGCCCTCACCTGGAAAGAAGCTCTGTTCATGCAGCGTTTCCTGCAAAATCACAACCGCTGCCCCCGCTGCGGTGCCGTGCAATACATCAAGACCCGAAAGCCCGCGCTCTTTGTGACGGTAATAATGGCGGTTTCCCCGCTCACAGTAAATCTGTTTACAGAAGTCACCATTCCCCTTGCCATCGTTTTATACACCATTTTGATCCCGCTTCTTGTCACCGTCAGTCCGTTTACCTATGAGCTCTCTGACGACGACCCGCTCATGAAGAGCTGA
- a CDS encoding alpha/beta fold hydrolase: protein MKRFVKWTLIALPIVLIAIAGIIIGGSYLEHQNAIEEDMAYYPAPGERIDIHGDGHAMHVHGEGKGGATVVFLAGFGTPSPFYDFQAIRRALPDGYRTVVVERFGYGWSDVTDYDRDIGTVTDETRAALKEAGEEGPFILAGHSMAGIEALHYAQAYPEEVTAIIGLDPLVPAYYDEHGEEPEVSGVVTFLARSGLMRQQPDVFNENFHAMAKGLLDDDDAEAARSVFNRRVQTANMADEAEKLTANVRTVQDAGTPDAPFFAAISSENHDGQPFIEALAADTGGKSRIFDGGHYIHLDQPEAIAKQIVDWMQAEAGSD, encoded by the coding sequence ATGAAACGATTCGTGAAATGGACGCTCATCGCCCTGCCGATCGTGCTCATCGCCATTGCAGGCATCATCATTGGAGGCAGCTATCTCGAACATCAAAACGCCATCGAGGAAGACATGGCTTACTACCCGGCACCAGGAGAACGGATCGACATCCACGGGGACGGCCACGCCATGCATGTCCACGGCGAAGGTAAAGGCGGGGCAACCGTCGTTTTTCTCGCCGGTTTCGGGACACCGTCGCCCTTCTATGACTTCCAGGCAATCCGCCGTGCCCTCCCGGATGGCTACCGGACCGTGGTTGTCGAGCGCTTCGGCTATGGCTGGAGTGACGTGACGGACTATGACCGGGACATCGGCACCGTGACGGACGAGACGAGAGCCGCCCTTAAAGAGGCGGGTGAAGAAGGACCGTTTATCCTTGCCGGGCACTCCATGGCAGGCATCGAAGCCCTTCACTATGCACAGGCATATCCGGAAGAGGTCACGGCGATAATCGGCCTTGACCCCCTCGTTCCCGCTTATTACGACGAACACGGAGAAGAACCTGAGGTGTCCGGCGTGGTAACCTTTCTTGCCCGTTCAGGCCTGATGCGCCAACAGCCTGACGTCTTTAATGAAAACTTCCACGCCATGGCCAAAGGCCTTCTCGATGATGACGACGCAGAAGCTGCGAGAAGCGTGTTCAACCGGAGGGTGCAGACGGCAAACATGGCGGATGAAGCAGAAAAACTGACGGCCAATGTCCGGACGGTTCAGGACGCCGGGACGCCGGATGCCCCGTTTTTTGCCGCCATCTCAAGTGAAAATCACGACGGACAGCCGTTTATTGAGGCGCTCGCAGCGGATACCGGTGGCAAGAGCCGGATCTTTGATGGCGGGCATTATATTCACCTTGATCAGCCTGAAGCCATTGCAAAACAGATCGTTGACTGGATGCAGGCTGAGGCAGGTTCAGACTAG
- a CDS encoding CobW family GTP-binding protein: MNKVDVIILSGFLGAGKTTLLTRLLQADQKHGRKAAVVMNEVGSVSVDSDAVGDGTPLKELLGGCVCCSLSDKLEIQLHGLVRDHTLDVIYIETTGVAHPVDVLEACMTPLLVDDLRIRSVVTLLDLVAWGERRSLSAAVQQLMREQVRNADLVVMNKADRLSEEERSSVEKEIRGINSEGTLLFASFAYVDVRSVMFQESQYSKGRTHAPLHVREDLHIKTFTHVFTEPVSQEAFETFVKEMPDSVYRIKGYIRFTGDERTMLLQYSYGMVTYEESDLNRTNTLVFIGDGLDHDALRDKLTAIGK; the protein is encoded by the coding sequence ATGAACAAGGTGGATGTCATCATCCTGTCCGGGTTTCTCGGGGCAGGCAAAACAACGCTGCTTACGAGGTTGTTGCAGGCGGACCAAAAGCACGGACGCAAGGCGGCAGTCGTCATGAATGAGGTGGGGAGCGTATCGGTCGACTCTGACGCAGTGGGAGACGGGACACCGTTAAAAGAGCTCCTCGGCGGCTGTGTCTGTTGCTCGTTGTCCGATAAACTCGAGATTCAGCTGCACGGTCTTGTCCGTGATCATACGCTTGACGTGATCTATATCGAAACGACGGGTGTTGCCCACCCCGTGGATGTCCTCGAGGCGTGCATGACCCCGCTGCTTGTGGATGATCTGCGGATCCGTTCGGTCGTAACCCTCCTTGATCTCGTTGCCTGGGGCGAGCGCCGGTCCCTCAGTGCCGCCGTGCAACAGCTGATGCGTGAACAGGTCAGGAACGCGGATCTTGTAGTGATGAATAAGGCGGACCGCCTGTCCGAGGAGGAACGGTCGTCGGTGGAGAAGGAGATTCGCGGGATCAACAGCGAAGGGACTCTTCTGTTTGCCTCTTTTGCCTACGTGGATGTCCGCTCTGTCATGTTTCAGGAGAGTCAGTACAGTAAAGGGCGCACCCACGCTCCGCTGCACGTCAGAGAAGACCTCCATATCAAGACCTTTACACACGTTTTCACGGAACCCGTGTCTCAGGAAGCGTTCGAAACATTTGTGAAGGAGATGCCGGACAGCGTCTACCGGATCAAAGGCTACATCCGCTTCACCGGGGACGAGCGGACGATGCTGCTTCAGTATTCCTATGGGATGGTGACGTATGAGGAGTCGGACTTGAACCGGACGAACACCCTGGTGTTCATCGGCGACGGCCTTGATCATGATGCGCTCAGAGACAAGCTTACGGCGATCGGGAAGTGA